Proteins encoded within one genomic window of Eurosta solidaginis isolate ZX-2024a chromosome 1, ASM4086904v1, whole genome shotgun sequence:
- the LOC137237037 gene encoding striatin-3-like isoform X1 has translation MLLAVGAAYVIDISFAVSLYLCYLHLWHVNSPSQHRFSLHGNMDKMAFSYYILHIGIICAIQFDKKMSTFYYYCCTRREDRHIRFCDTVLGTLIHSMVAHLEPVTSLAVNAHGLYLLSGSHNCSKRLWNLDKKTCVQEIAAHRKKFDESIFDVAFHATKLHISSAGADGLAKYEVYALFW, from the exons ATGTTGCTGGCTGTTGGTGCAGCGTATGTTATCGACATTAGTTTCGCTGTTAGCCTGTATCTATGTTATTTGCATTTGTGGCATGTTAACTCGCCCTCACAACACAG attttcTCTTCATGGAAATATGGATAAAATGGCCTTTTCTTATTATATTTTACATATTGGAATTATTTGTGCCATTCAATTCGACAAGAAAATGTCGACTTTCTATTACTATTGCTGCACAAGAAGAGAAGATCGTCATATACGCTTCTGTGATACTGTTTTGGGGACATTAATACATTCGATGGTGGCACATTTGGAACCGGTGACATCGTTGGCTGTTAATGCGCACGGTTTATATTTATTATCTGGTTCGCATAATTGCTCGAAACGATTATGGAATTTGGACAAAAAGACATGTGTACAAGAGATTGCAGCGCATCGTAAGAAATTCGATGAAAGTATATTTGATGTGGCGTTCCATGCCACAAAACTACACATATCTAGCGCTGGTGCCGATGGTTTAGCTAAG TACGAAGTGTACGCCCTATTCTGGTAA
- the LOC137237037 gene encoding striatin-3-like isoform X2 encodes MRTVRIRTFSLHGNMDKMAFSYYILHIGIICAIQFDKKMSTFYYYCCTRREDRHIRFCDTVLGTLIHSMVAHLEPVTSLAVNAHGLYLLSGSHNCSKRLWNLDKKTCVQEIAAHRKKFDESIFDVAFHATKLHISSAGADGLAKYEVYALFW; translated from the exons ATGAGAACAGTAAGGATAAGAAC attttcTCTTCATGGAAATATGGATAAAATGGCCTTTTCTTATTATATTTTACATATTGGAATTATTTGTGCCATTCAATTCGACAAGAAAATGTCGACTTTCTATTACTATTGCTGCACAAGAAGAGAAGATCGTCATATACGCTTCTGTGATACTGTTTTGGGGACATTAATACATTCGATGGTGGCACATTTGGAACCGGTGACATCGTTGGCTGTTAATGCGCACGGTTTATATTTATTATCTGGTTCGCATAATTGCTCGAAACGATTATGGAATTTGGACAAAAAGACATGTGTACAAGAGATTGCAGCGCATCGTAAGAAATTCGATGAAAGTATATTTGATGTGGCGTTCCATGCCACAAAACTACACATATCTAGCGCTGGTGCCGATGGTTTAGCTAAG TACGAAGTGTACGCCCTATTCTGGTAA